The Biomphalaria glabrata chromosome 1, xgBioGlab47.1, whole genome shotgun sequence sequence TTATTCTGAACTAGGAGTGAAAATGATCCAATGAAGACATTTCTGCTCTATGTTCTTTAAGACATGACAGTTCCATCATAATGTCTTCAGCATCAGCTTTTGTTTCCTATCATTAGAGATCAAATCACTATGTACAATGTTACTAATCAAATTAGTCAAGTATTGGTGGAAAACTACTTAACATTttgctgatatatatatattagcagataaaaaaaaacaaattcaaacattGATTAGATTGGCTAGTATAGACAATAATCAAAATTCATGTACAAAAACACTGTTCCATCATCAAGTCATTGAAATCTGTCTCATCAGagacaaacattttataacaagtaacaaaataatcagTGTTAATAgaaaatggaaaacaaaatacaaagtgAATCAAATATTTGCAATACATAAAATTCAGTCACATACTTTATCAATGTTCATGAAATAAGTCTTTGAAgtttcaacaaaacaaaaacaaaaaaccacaatcaattttttttaaccaaaacatTCAATAATGGTAATAAAAAATCAAAGACGCTGTCcaaagaaatttaatttatatgtatttaacaTTTATATGGGATGTTATTATGAAAActatgtgttaaaaaaaaaaagaaaatcctaTTAGTAAATATTTTCTCACACAAGCTACTACCAtatccaaaataaaaatgtgtaacaaataacccaaaacaaaaacttaatgcattcattgtaaacaaacaaaattaccaCAACAAAAACACAAGTTATCATTGTTAATAAGATCAGATCAGAAACACATATTCATTGTTTACAAATACACTACAAATCAAAACCATGTTTTCAATGTCAACATACACACCAGCACAAGTATAACAATCAAcccataatgaaaaaaaaacacctttgaCAAACAAGTCCATGGTggctataaaaacaaaattatatttaactcAAACATGGACAGCTAAATTGTTTGCATTAGTTGAGGAACAAGTCCACATTTTGTATGaagctacattttaaaataccagTACTTGTTTCTTTATTCAACTAGAAATGATGATTTCATCTTCACCCTCCCATGTGATAGCTAGTGGTCATAAATTCAACCAATCTGAAGACTATTCAAAATACAAATGTGGATTGCTTTAATTAACAGGATTAGTGTTTGATCACTGACTATAGGAAAGAATATGACAAGAAGTTATATATGAATGTATAGAGCAACTCTTTATGTTCAATTCCAAGAGTGTAAATCAAAAATATTCCCCCATGACAGTAAGCATTCAAATGACTGAGTATGCCACTTTTACTTGCTCATAGCACTGATAACTGCCCACAtcagttcatttgttccttctTTCATACTCTCTGCATCAAAGTCCAGATCCAATAGTTCTCGTACTCTCTTCATGGCTACTTCATAATCATCATCAGAGAGTGGAGCAAAAGCATTTTCTAAAACATCCGAAGAATGAGCTAAATAAATAAGAGACAACATACGGCGATCCATCCTGTGGGCATCATTGGTCCAACGATTGAGAACTGATTCCTGTACTCGTTTTATAAGCCTCTGTTTGACAACATTGTCGGTCAGAGGATGTGTGGTCATATCAAACAGAAGAAAGTTCTGTTTTTCTGTTGTGCAAACTCCTTTCTCCACCAAATTTTTAGCAAGACGTTCTCTAACGTTACGCAACTGATAGCGCAGTTTCAATGGATTCCATGTTTCacctgaatataaaaaaaaaggaagataaatAACTTGCCTACACTTATTATTATAGGACTAAGGAAACTAAATCAACTTTAGAGGATAACCTTTTAAAATAATGTGTCCAAATAGTTCCAAGAATAGAATACATTTTTGATTCAACCAGTGTCTGTCTCTTTTtgagaaaattatttaaaattttactttaaaaaaaaaagtcacaattTGGACATTGATTATTTAgttgatatagaattaaaagctaataTCAACAGAGGTCTGATATATAACCATGCCATAAATTAGTATTAGTTGTAGACTAAAAATTTAGCTACTAATACTACAGATATGGGAAAGCAAAACCATGTCAATAGGCAACTTTTCTATAAGAGCTCATCATGTCTTGTTTAGAACGAAAGCATGTTGACTTTTTATTTTAGCGAAAACCTTATGTGCCTACCTTTTTTCCCCTAAGAATTTCTGAAAAGTAAGTGCTCATACCCCCACTGTATTACTCCTACACTGGAAATTGAgtattttttaagcttttttttatattctataggtattaaaagtatttttttttaaactagaaacATTCTTCAATCTTTTGAAGctgtttatttaattattagtaTCACcaagctgatgtatccaaaggaacagcaagtgctaatacagtttggggtcatgATAGGGGGTAAAAGTTTGTATGGCACATCTGAAttagaagtgaaaaaaaaagtttgcaagGTAAACAAAAGGTTTGCCACCCCTTTTGATATTTGTttctaatttgtaaaaaattgtaaaatgatttttaaattgttattataAAGTTTTCAATGTTTCACATTCTAAATAGATCAAAACAAAGACCACAAAAAGAATTTTGTCTTGAcctagtatttatttattgaatttctttttatcaAAAGTACAACTATTTCTTTAAAACTTTACTCAATACAAAGCCTACTGGTTCCTAATTTAGTGTAATATGATTAATTTttccaatgaaattttaaaatttcaaggcaTTGCATTATATTATACCAAATTTTAAAACACTGTCATTACCACTTAAATATTCTATCCATGATTGTACAGTTTCAGGTGGCTGGGTTTCTTTTATATGTCTTAAGGCTTCATCCAGTAAAACATCTCCAGTTGGCTGATCATTCTTACAAATAACTTTTCGATTAGTCAGGCTCCGGCGACGCATTCCAGCTTTCTCAAGTTCAATTCTGCCTCGCAAAGATAACTCAATCAATATGCATCCTCGAAGTCCAGATGATATGCAGTCATTCCAAAATGAAGTATAACCCttagaaataaatgtttagaaaattaTTAAAGTATATAAGGTTctcaaataaattttaaatgatatttaatCTTTTAGCACTTAAAATAGTGTaatgtataaaaaataaaaacaattctaCAATTTAAATGTGGCTTGTTTTGCTCTACAGGTGATATTCCAAGAAAGAATTATAATAGATTATTTATGACTAAAACAAACATTGATTAACGTcatataaaataaatcaaatataaaaaatataaacctaatcctaaaaatataaaaacaaacaaagatttTTGCATCAAAAACATTATATACATTCATCTCGATAccatattataaattaaaagttCAGCCTTTTCTTTTGTGTACCAGTAATTCTAAATTTTGTCACTTATGCCAGTCAGTCTAGGGTTACAATTCAACTTTAACATTAGAGACAATTACCAAAATGGACAGTACTTATTATgccttataattattaaatgttgttATCTTTTAACATATAAATTACACCTCTTATCTTTTTTTGAAACGCAACATGAAAATAATAGCAACAAAAGATATAATGTATCAATCTCCTGTATgtactgtatgtatgtatgtatgtaaagaAATTAAACACATGACgacaataaaatattaagaatatgttactatccagtgaacgatttgttgGTGAACAAATGATTTGTTGTGTGTACCATTTGTCGAGAACCAACTGCCAACTCCTGATGAAGATTTCCAAGATctaactatataatatatattatatattttttaaaatatttttatagctATTATCATTAATATGCGAAACCAGCAACAGTATCCCAGCCAAAACACTAAAGATGGCCGCCGTATTAAATATATGAGTGCAGTGTTGCACATGACTAAGCTAACCCAGTTACTTTGCAACCTATATATATTCTTCCCcatctcatgcagacaaagctgttgtccacaggtagtctatttaagttttcttgctgtcttctgcacctgtcttcaaTTCATAGCTTTccttttgggtctcaaatgtgtctcGCAGCCTTTGTGAcatctccaactgtctctttctgagGCCACCTGCTGCAGGCTACTTTCTTCTATGCCGATAAGGATGAAATGGCTCCTGAATTAGTCTTAatactatttatagatctagcgATTACGTACAAGCGCAAGGGTGCTGTTACATCACTAAGCTTTCCAATGCGGGATAGGTGTCCAACCCAGCAAAGCTGTCAATGGTAATTTGTGCTGTCCACACCAGCCTCCAGcataacatagatctagttatttttaatgtagtcttgccagcATATGCCCATAACATTATGCCATGTGTGAAGGAGCCTTAGTCTTAGCTCGTCTTAGCAGCAATGCCTTTGCTTTGATACATTATCAATAATTGTCAATAATTGtccttaaggaaatttgtcttgcaatttgtgcattacaccaaacaaaacattataactataaaaaaacctcttgggggagctaccaccttctaccaagcgcgtccaaGGTGGCAGATAGAGGAAGGActcttagatataagggttagctgtgaataccaAATAAACAGCTGTGGACCAACTAGTTttcagtcatggaggatgaggtggagtattccagtggttagataGACCTAGGTttccctgccttgtcaccaattggagttcatctcagtggttagaatatttactaaaaacatctcgggaatccagggaaatgattgcaaaaagcaaGTATAGGGTGCTCTAACTCTAAATCTGGGTAGATGAAGCttgttagctagggatagcagttcatctaggagagaaaactccgaaaaaaaaaacaactgctgcCTTGccgatgatcttggatgatcaaaggctatgggagcacacccaaaaagaaaagcaggctgaagtcggagctGGAGCCGGAGTCAATGGACCTCCTGgagcataacacattgacacgcaacctcatctatattggagttcagtaacgattctaatagatgtggcgtcctgccAGTGGAATACCGCAGCGCAGGTAGGGCTCTCCGCTTTgaaggagcccacacaagcgagctggtggttcttctatctctgcctgtggagcagggacaagaaaaaaaatatactactggccaacactccaagaccaaaagtctaaaaatcttacaatggaagaagctctaaaaatatttctgcatgagaaagagatagatgtagcttgcatccaagaaactcatttgaacagtaatctacgtttctccattagaggctacacctgcatcagacaagatagagaaaaCAAACCCAAAGGAGGAATCATCACCCTCATAAAAAATGACatccctaccacagacataactCTGCCCAACTCCTtagaatcagaaataatgggcACAAAGGTGATTTTTccagatggaaatattaatttatttagctgctacttcccaccagacaaggaaatagagattgaccacatacaAATACCTAATCAAGAAGAATGTTTTGTCTTAGGGGATtatgaatagtcactctcagagctggggataccTAGACCtcaatgccaggggagaagaaatcgaagaatggcaagcagagaacagacttatcttgcttaataaacctgagaataaaccaacctttttctcaagagcctggctaacaataaccactccagatctagcctttgcaactgACAACATATCCAAAAAAGTGCACAAAAGATGTTGCAGATcagctagccaccagtgaccacaggcccatattgatcagtactgatacctccttcaaaatatcagaaaactccaccatccccagatggaactacaaaaaaaGCCAACTCGAACCTATTCTCAATGCTCACAGACCcacttcaataaactgcaaatcaaatcaggttaataagtcataCATATACTTTGactcagctttctccaaaggaatcctcctagcagctaaggaatctattcctagaggagcaaagaaaagattatattcctaactggtctgatcacctaCAACAACTCCACAAggccactattgaagccagaaacagtagaaaataaccattgtatagaaaataacataaaccTAGAAGAAGGtaacgcagttttcaggaaaaattacctttctgCTAagaggaaaagttggcatgaaaaaacagaacaactaaatGTAGATAGAGAcggccacaaactctggcgtatagctAAATGcctcaaccaggaagaaaacagaattCCTATAGTtatagaaaaggacaacaaacccttgaaaggccaagaagcagctAATGAATTCATAAAGTatttccaaagcgtaggacaaatacaaatcaatgaaagtagaaataaagatgtaaactcagaaatccaagaaaaaaataaagaaataaagccagcttactccttgggaatgaccacaaATCTTAAAATGAACTAGATGAAGCCCTAAAAGTCttgaaaccaaaacaagccTGGGACCCAGATAAAATTtctaatgacatgcttcttcacttgggttcttaagccaaaagaaaactgctacaaatatttaatgctagctggaaatcagGCAGAATCCCAAACAACTTGAAAAAAgacattatgatccctatactaaagcatGGCAATCTAAGAAATAACCTGGATATCCAGCGTCCCATAAGCCTCAATATCAGTACTTGCAAACTTATGAAAAgagaggcacatcggcacaatttaggccatgtcgtgcctgcagtcccttaaggactactctctctctaaacaacaagggccagattctatacagtcatataattaaaattaaggtctattcacagttaaaatagtaaaggtagtaaaaatttaaatatttggtaaaaatctaatgtaaatagtgcatgttcacaaattcagaaatcagatcttcgtagaccaAAGCTTGGAAAactgattcctcttatataaAAAGTCTCAGGACAgtacttacaaagctcaacaacaacagcaaaaaaaaaaactgttattcaatggatacaagctcatatatataatatatatacaactagaaggaaatgagaaggctgacacactcgccaagagtgggagaacaaactcacaattaaactatgcactctatccagaagaaataaagaaactagtagtaaataaaataaatgagaaatggacaagctctcccccaaatcacaagaaagatgatgcttataaggtatcccgacaagatcaatgTCTAATTTtttgactcaggaccggacacaacaaaatgcaacaacatatgtaccggaagctcaaaattagaaccagtgaaatctgcccatgagGAGTGTCACCAgtgaatgctgaccatgtcctccgAAACTGctcgtacaagacactggccccaaaacatcccaatagaaagaaaactatatatgGAGAattggagagctccctgatttggaaaccactgcgcagttcatctcatgactcatgtattggtctatctagtcatctgaacgctccaacataaaaatgagaacaaagaagaggaaaaataaaaaaaaactaaacgattaaatgtacattcacacaagTCAAGACtcattcataatttacatgtatttacatatgtgaaaagtttatatttctatCTAATGAATGATTTCATTGCCTGGGGAACTAAagaatgtttgtttgtgtctgtttgtctttgcctttgctatcagtgtcttgtatctcttttgtgatggtacaaaatcctgacacaaggCCCAAGGCCGCCAAGCCCTCATTTTGCCCCAAAGTagagtgatttttttatttctacttagATCTCTAAGTGACGTCTAAGTTATAGAGTAAAGGATGGTTGTCGGACACCTGGGTTTCATCTCGCATATCAGCCACCtcgatgtattattattaaatcttctttatttgaatgtttactacCCAACTTCCGCATAAATATTGCGCATGAACTATTTTGTCACACATCTGACACGTACAGCTCCCTTTTATATTGAGAGAAAGTAATTTTATCTGGGGTCAAAGTAGACTACTGTAAAACTtagctttttttctcccaaGGGGAAGAACGAGATAGGGTCTGGAGCTAAGACGATTTTTAAGCCCCTAGATGCATTAGCCAATTAAAACCCAGATATAATGCTTCTAAATAGACACTAGAAACAGATAAATTGTACAACCCAGACTATCCTTTCCCACTTAAACATGTAAATAGGGGGTGGCCAACAAGTTTTAC is a genomic window containing:
- the LOC106052826 gene encoding Golgi phosphoprotein 3-like produces the protein MSGAYSRTSGLIQRRTATVTNSTNESTNDEKEEKSSPDEDEDLDSKETRLTLMEEVLLLGLKDREGYTSFWNDCISSGLRGCILIELSLRGRIELEKAGMRRRSLTNRKVICKNDQPTGDVLLDEALRHIKETQPPETVQSWIEYLSGETWNPLKLRYQLRNVRERLAKNLVEKGVCTTEKQNFLLFDMTTHPLTDNVVKQRLIKRVQESVLNRWTNDAHRMDRRMLSLIYLAHSSDVLENAFAPLSDDDYEVAMKRVRELLDLDFDAESMKEGTNELMWAVISAMSK